From Synoicihabitans lomoniglobus, the proteins below share one genomic window:
- a CDS encoding ABC transporter permease: MRRFAFHRFWAVVLKEFIQMRRDRVTFGMMVGIPLMQLMLFGFAINSDPKHLPAGVLNADHGPFGRSIVAAMQHSDYFAFDHEVRTEAEAQRLLELGDVQFIVNIPQNFSRSLLRGERPVLLIEADATDPGATGSALGSLQGVIDSALARDLRGPLADLSATPAPVELRLHRLYNPEVITQYNIVPGLMGVVLTMTMVVITALAITRERERGTMENLLATPARPFEVMTGKILPYIVVGYVQLSLILVAARFLFGVPMEGSLVLLYAVAFLFIGANLAVGITFSTVAANQLQAMQMAFFFFLPSILLSGFMFPFRGMPEWAQNIGSVLPLTHFLRIVRGILLKGNGFAEILPHLWPMLLFMAGALTIGVKRYRQTLD; the protein is encoded by the coding sequence ATGAGACGTTTTGCCTTTCATCGTTTCTGGGCGGTCGTGCTGAAGGAGTTCATTCAGATGCGGCGCGATCGCGTGACCTTTGGCATGATGGTCGGCATCCCGCTGATGCAGCTCATGTTGTTTGGTTTCGCGATCAATTCCGATCCCAAGCATCTGCCCGCCGGTGTGCTCAATGCCGATCACGGTCCCTTTGGACGGTCGATCGTGGCGGCGATGCAGCACAGTGACTACTTCGCGTTCGATCACGAGGTCCGCACCGAAGCGGAAGCGCAGCGCCTGCTCGAGCTGGGTGACGTGCAATTCATCGTGAACATCCCGCAGAACTTTTCGCGATCGCTGCTGCGCGGTGAACGGCCGGTGCTGTTGATCGAGGCCGACGCGACCGACCCGGGAGCGACCGGGAGTGCGCTGGGCTCGTTGCAGGGGGTGATCGATTCCGCGCTCGCGCGCGATCTGCGCGGTCCGCTGGCCGACTTGAGCGCGACGCCCGCGCCGGTGGAGCTGCGCCTGCATCGCCTCTACAACCCCGAAGTCATCACTCAATACAACATCGTGCCCGGACTCATGGGCGTGGTGCTCACCATGACCATGGTGGTCATCACCGCGCTGGCCATCACCCGCGAACGCGAGCGCGGCACGATGGAAAATTTATTGGCGACACCGGCCCGGCCCTTCGAGGTAATGACGGGCAAGATCCTGCCCTACATCGTGGTGGGCTACGTGCAGCTCAGCTTGATTTTGGTGGCGGCGAGATTCCTTTTTGGCGTGCCGATGGAAGGCAGCCTCGTGCTGCTCTATGCGGTGGCCTTCCTGTTTATTGGGGCGAACCTGGCGGTCGGCATCACGTTTTCCACCGTAGCAGCCAATCAACTACAAGCCATGCAGATGGCGTTCTTCTTTTTCCTACCATCGATCCTGCTGTCGGGCTTCATGTTTCCGTTCCGCGGCATGCCGGAGTGGGCGCAGAACATCGGCAGCGTGCTGCCGCTGACGCACTTTCTCCGCATCGTGCGCGGCATCCTGCTCAAAGGAAATGGGTTCGCCGAGATCCTGCCCCACCTGTGGCCCATGCTGCTGTTCATGGCTGGCGCGCTGACCATCGGGGTGAAGCGCTACCGGCAGACGCTGGATTGA
- a CDS encoding ABC transporter ATP-binding protein, producing MSLAPTDMTIPADNVIDVTGITKRFGDKTVVDGLDLAVRRGEIYGFLGPNGSGKTTFIRMLCGLLTPDAGQGTCLGYDVLRDQRDIRTHVGYMTQRFSYYEDLSIRENLDFVARLYETRNRREVVDRALERLGLQGRSKQLAGELSGGWKQRLALAAALLHGPQLLLLDEPTAGVDPKARRDFWEQIHQLAAEGLTVLITTHYMDEAERCHRLAYLAYGRLMTQGTVDEVIAEAGLSTWEITGPGLHDLVGRLRDLPGVEQVVPFGTALHVSGHDAAKLEAALNPLRRDGQRWRQVPASLEDVFICLMDHSRDNFSAQP from the coding sequence ATGTCACTCGCGCCGACTGACATGACGATCCCGGCGGACAACGTCATCGATGTCACTGGCATCACCAAACGCTTCGGCGACAAGACCGTCGTCGACGGTCTCGACCTGGCCGTGCGGCGCGGCGAGATCTACGGATTTCTCGGGCCCAACGGCAGCGGCAAGACGACGTTTATTCGCATGTTATGTGGCCTGCTCACGCCCGATGCGGGACAGGGCACGTGCCTCGGCTACGACGTGCTGCGCGACCAACGCGATATCCGCACGCATGTCGGCTACATGACCCAGCGGTTCAGCTATTACGAGGATCTGAGTATCCGTGAAAACCTCGATTTCGTGGCCCGCCTTTACGAAACTCGCAACCGTCGCGAGGTCGTGGACCGGGCGCTGGAGCGCCTCGGTTTGCAGGGCCGCAGCAAACAGCTCGCAGGCGAGCTTTCCGGCGGTTGGAAACAACGCCTCGCGTTGGCGGCCGCGTTGCTGCACGGCCCGCAGTTGCTGTTGCTCGACGAACCGACGGCGGGGGTCGACCCGAAGGCGCGGCGGGATTTTTGGGAGCAGATTCATCAACTCGCGGCCGAAGGCCTGACCGTGCTCATCACCACGCATTACATGGATGAAGCGGAGCGTTGCCACCGGCTCGCCTACCTCGCGTATGGCCGCTTGATGACGCAGGGCACCGTCGACGAAGTCATCGCGGAAGCCGGGTTGAGCACGTGGGAAATCACCGGTCCGGGACTGCATGACCTAGTCGGCCGACTGCGCGATTTACCCGGCGTTGAGCAAGTTGTCCCGTTTGGCACCGCGTTGCATGTGAGTGGACACGACGCTGCGAAACTCGAAGCGGCGCTGAACCCGTTGCGACGGGACGGACAACGCTGGCGGCAGGTTCCGGCCAGTCTGGAGGACGTGTTCATCTGCTTGATGGACCACTCCAGGGACAACTTCTCCGCGCAGCCATGA
- a CDS encoding HlyD family secretion protein — protein MKTYRSVSCRAAGWFGLAATVWLMAGCAPEPETRWQGYLEGEYVYVGSSLPGRLEQLAVKRGQSVEAGTPLFRLDQTPEAAARDVARERLAQAEAQLSDLTKGQRPSELATLEAQLDQARASAELSRRDLQRVAKLHREKVVPDGDFDRVRLNHEANEAQVTALESQLVTARLGGRDDRIVSARAEVAAARAALAQADWSVTEKSRDAPMAGLVFDTLFRPGEFVAAGRPVVALLPPTNLKVRFFVPEAARATLAPGDAVQVNLSGRESPVSAHVVYLSPQAEFTPPVLYNRENRAKLVFMIEAEFDAAAGVELLPGQPVDVTRAD, from the coding sequence ATGAAAACGTATCGCTCAGTTAGTTGTCGAGCCGCGGGCTGGTTTGGTCTGGCGGCCACGGTCTGGTTGATGGCGGGTTGTGCACCCGAACCCGAGACGCGGTGGCAAGGTTACTTGGAAGGCGAGTATGTTTATGTGGGGTCGTCGCTCCCGGGCCGTCTCGAACAATTGGCCGTGAAGCGGGGCCAAAGTGTCGAGGCCGGCACCCCGCTTTTCCGATTGGATCAAACGCCGGAGGCCGCTGCGCGTGACGTCGCGCGCGAACGTCTGGCGCAAGCCGAGGCCCAATTGAGCGATTTGACCAAAGGCCAACGTCCGTCCGAATTGGCGACGTTGGAAGCGCAGCTCGACCAAGCCCGGGCGAGTGCCGAGCTCTCGCGGCGGGATCTGCAACGCGTCGCGAAGTTGCATCGCGAAAAGGTGGTGCCGGACGGCGACTTCGATCGGGTTCGCCTGAACCATGAAGCCAACGAGGCCCAGGTGACCGCGTTGGAATCCCAACTCGTCACCGCGCGCCTGGGTGGCCGGGACGACCGGATCGTCTCGGCGCGAGCCGAAGTTGCCGCCGCGCGCGCGGCACTGGCCCAAGCCGATTGGAGTGTGACGGAGAAATCCCGGGATGCGCCGATGGCGGGCTTGGTCTTCGACACGTTGTTTCGGCCCGGAGAGTTCGTCGCGGCGGGGCGTCCGGTCGTGGCGCTGTTACCGCCGACGAATCTCAAGGTGCGTTTCTTCGTGCCGGAAGCCGCGCGCGCCACCCTCGCGCCGGGAGATGCGGTGCAGGTCAATCTCAGCGGAAGGGAATCTCCCGTGTCGGCGCACGTTGTCTATCTCTCCCCGCAGGCGGAATTCACGCCGCCGGTCCTCTACAACCGGGAGAACCGGGCGAAGTTGGTCTTCATGATCGAAGCCGAGTTTGACGCCGCCGCCGGCGTCGAGTTACTGCCCGGACAGCCGGTCGATGTCACTCGCGCCGACTGA
- a CDS encoding TetR/AcrR family transcriptional regulator has product MASSSSVSVRDRLLSNARRLLFTYGYQALTMDLLAEAVGMSKKTIYRHFSGKEAIVDAVIEAFATDVLAMAESVFLDDALGFPAKLARFTSELTQRFSRVPPTLFRELQRYAPKVYRHIEELRSRNIPVVFGRMVMQGKRVGAVRASVDPAFATAFWAQAIQGLNHPDTSERLGLRPDQIFDQALNLFFGGLLTSEGMKDYENVSLS; this is encoded by the coding sequence GTGGCTTCATCCTCGTCGGTTTCGGTTCGTGATCGTTTGCTGTCCAACGCCCGGCGGCTGCTTTTCACCTATGGTTATCAGGCCTTGACGATGGATCTGCTCGCGGAGGCTGTGGGCATGAGTAAGAAAACGATCTACCGCCATTTTTCCGGCAAAGAGGCGATCGTCGATGCAGTCATCGAAGCATTTGCGACCGATGTTTTGGCGATGGCCGAGTCCGTGTTTTTGGACGATGCACTCGGGTTTCCGGCCAAGCTCGCGCGGTTTACGTCCGAGTTGACCCAGCGTTTTTCGCGGGTGCCTCCGACGCTTTTCCGCGAATTGCAGCGTTATGCGCCGAAGGTTTATCGGCACATCGAGGAACTGCGTTCCCGCAACATTCCGGTGGTTTTTGGCCGTATGGTGATGCAGGGCAAGCGGGTCGGCGCCGTGCGGGCTTCGGTCGATCCCGCCTTCGCCACAGCGTTTTGGGCCCAGGCGATTCAAGGGCTCAATCACCCGGATACTTCGGAGCGTCTCGGGCTGCGTCCGGACCAGATTTTTGATCAGGCACTCAACCTCTTTTTTGGCGGGCTGCTCACCTCGGAAGGCATGAAGGACTATGAAAACGTATCGCTCAGTTAG
- a CDS encoding sensor histidine kinase, with the protein MNQTSLSFYRTLNRFFFPKSYSLKFLGIAFLGIHLPLIAFVMYLALSTGWADALPAIIVVLAATLVGTGFTLWCQHHLLAPVRSACHDLRAYRLDRALPLSPDGFEDTAGQLMREARHSIESLDGLMRLKDNLAVGIAHDFRSPLTAIVAASDMLQMNHPENSSTHKLAGMIRRSAQAQAHQVTGLLEAGMSDTGSTFTYAPVKLTSLWQAALDNQALFAQTQGVALNFPSAHGSVGGDQARLLQVMNNLIGNAIKACSSGDIVEIGAEPCHRGIRISVSDNGQGVDPAKLYSALAAPEDDDTATDGDLKLGLGLRMVNNLLALHASKLSIERRPTGGMCFSFDLLAAESPAPGSKVRPLEMAC; encoded by the coding sequence ATGAATCAAACCTCGCTGTCCTTCTACCGCACCCTCAACCGGTTTTTCTTCCCGAAGTCCTACTCCTTGAAGTTCCTGGGCATCGCGTTTCTGGGCATCCATCTTCCGCTGATTGCTTTTGTGATGTATTTGGCGTTGTCGACCGGATGGGCAGACGCCCTGCCCGCGATCATCGTGGTGCTGGCCGCCACCTTGGTCGGCACAGGTTTCACGCTCTGGTGCCAACATCACCTGCTCGCGCCCGTGCGCAGCGCCTGCCACGATTTGCGCGCCTACCGCCTGGACCGGGCCTTGCCACTTTCACCGGACGGGTTTGAAGACACCGCCGGTCAACTCATGCGCGAAGCACGTCACAGTATCGAGTCCCTCGACGGACTGATGCGCCTGAAGGACAATCTGGCGGTGGGGATTGCCCACGATTTCCGCAGCCCCCTCACCGCGATCGTCGCCGCATCCGACATGCTGCAGATGAACCATCCTGAAAACTCCAGCACCCACAAACTTGCCGGCATGATCCGTCGCTCGGCTCAAGCGCAAGCGCATCAAGTCACCGGTTTGTTGGAGGCGGGCATGAGCGATACCGGGAGCACCTTCACCTACGCTCCGGTGAAACTGACTTCGCTGTGGCAGGCCGCATTGGACAACCAGGCGCTCTTCGCCCAAACCCAAGGCGTGGCGCTTAATTTCCCGTCCGCCCACGGCAGCGTCGGCGGAGACCAGGCGCGTTTGCTCCAAGTGATGAACAATTTGATCGGCAACGCGATCAAGGCCTGCAGCTCCGGCGACATCGTCGAAATCGGGGCCGAGCCGTGCCACCGCGGCATTCGTATTTCGGTCTCCGACAACGGCCAGGGCGTGGATCCGGCCAAACTTTACTCCGCTCTGGCGGCACCGGAAGACGATGATACCGCCACCGACGGCGATCTGAAACTCGGGCTCGGTCTGCGCATGGTGAACAATCTGCTGGCGCTGCATGCCAGCAAACTGAGCATCGAACGCCGCCCCACCGGCGGCATGTGTTTCTCGTTCGACCTGCTCGCCGCCGAGAGTCCGGCCCCCGGCTCCAAGGTTCGCCCCCTGGAAATGGCCTGCTGA
- a CDS encoding AAA family ATPase, which translates to MSDFVSGASMTDAKQAIQKLRANMRRTIKGKDEVIERTITCLLARGHLLIEDLPGVGKTTLAYCLARSLDCAFSRVQFTSDLLPSDVTGVAIYDENTKEFVFKKGPVFASIVLADEINRATPKTQSALLEVMDRGKVTVDGESHTVGTPFMVFATQNPVDYEGTFPLPESQMDRFLMRIHMGYPAGADEMEILRAQQTSYDGISLDPVLTRTEVAQLQEIASQVFVEDSVLEYILRIINATRTEAEFKAGVSVRGGLALKHAAQACALIQGRDFVVPDDVSNLVVPTLGHRLGLTRPTSDALEERRAIAAALKRIVENLPSPQ; encoded by the coding sequence ATGAGTGATTTTGTATCCGGTGCGTCCATGACCGACGCCAAACAAGCCATCCAAAAACTGCGCGCCAACATGCGCCGCACCATCAAGGGCAAGGACGAGGTCATCGAGCGCACCATCACGTGTCTGCTCGCCCGCGGTCACCTGCTGATCGAGGATCTGCCCGGCGTCGGCAAAACCACCCTCGCCTACTGTCTGGCTCGCTCGCTCGACTGCGCCTTCTCCCGCGTGCAATTCACCAGCGATCTCCTGCCCAGCGATGTGACTGGGGTCGCGATCTACGATGAAAACACCAAGGAATTCGTTTTCAAAAAAGGGCCGGTCTTCGCCTCCATCGTGCTGGCCGATGAAATCAACCGCGCCACCCCCAAGACCCAGTCGGCTCTGCTCGAGGTGATGGATCGCGGCAAAGTCACCGTCGATGGCGAATCCCACACGGTGGGCACGCCGTTCATGGTCTTTGCCACCCAAAACCCCGTCGATTACGAGGGCACGTTTCCCCTGCCCGAGAGCCAAATGGACCGCTTCCTCATGCGCATCCACATGGGTTACCCGGCCGGAGCCGACGAAATGGAAATCCTGCGCGCGCAGCAAACCTCCTACGACGGCATCTCGCTCGATCCGGTGCTCACGCGCACCGAAGTGGCTCAACTGCAGGAAATCGCCAGTCAAGTCTTCGTGGAAGACAGCGTGCTCGAATATATCCTGCGCATCATCAACGCCACGCGCACGGAAGCCGAATTCAAAGCCGGCGTGAGCGTGCGCGGCGGATTGGCGCTCAAGCATGCCGCCCAGGCCTGCGCGCTCATCCAAGGTCGCGACTTCGTGGTGCCGGATGATGTCAGCAATCTCGTCGTCCCCACCCTCGGCCACCGCCTCGGTCTGACCCGCCCCACCAGCGACGCGCTGGAAGAACGTCGTGCCATCGCCGCCGCGCTCAAACGCATCGTGGAGAACCTCCCGTCGCCGCAGTAG
- a CDS encoding DUF58 domain-containing protein, translated as MNATTTTAASDPRWSGPGADRKSMRQHWRELSWRKLLWSLLYPPRGQRIMPTISGFLLIIVALGIGSAAYNTSNNILFITLSLLLACLIGSGVLSALNLAKVAWRMVPSPPYRVGQTGTVTIELRNRKKLLPTHGLWFEVRTKAEPKGRRLVLRERLDAGGGTARLEWSWQPTTRGHEVVELTAVGSLFPFGFLRKVLACEIRTEVLVWPAPVEYQRFAVLVASRRQSGHAVNKIGQSGDLLAVRRYVSGDSHRQIHWKASARLRQLMVRQFSTEQQEGYSLRLDTAGDVWTRPEQFELACSFVATLAEDLFTTGRLGTVTIDHELPQPIRGVRDLEAFFDRLAELTPRESTGRPSQAPFPSVSVGPGAAARLTLTFAPEGARGVAAFVDGQKAAAA; from the coding sequence ATGAATGCCACGACGACAACCGCCGCCTCCGACCCGCGCTGGTCGGGTCCCGGCGCGGATCGCAAATCCATGCGGCAACACTGGCGCGAGTTGTCCTGGCGCAAGTTGCTGTGGTCGCTGCTCTACCCCCCGCGCGGTCAGCGCATCATGCCGACGATTTCCGGCTTCCTGCTCATCATCGTCGCCCTGGGCATCGGTAGTGCTGCTTACAATACATCGAATAACATCCTGTTCATCACGCTGTCGTTGTTGCTGGCCTGCCTGATCGGGAGCGGCGTGTTGTCCGCCCTCAATCTCGCCAAGGTCGCCTGGCGCATGGTGCCGTCGCCGCCTTATCGCGTGGGCCAGACCGGCACCGTCACGATCGAGCTGCGCAACCGTAAAAAATTGCTGCCCACTCACGGCCTGTGGTTCGAGGTTCGCACCAAGGCCGAACCCAAGGGTCGGCGTCTCGTATTGCGCGAGCGTCTGGACGCGGGCGGCGGCACCGCCCGGTTGGAGTGGTCGTGGCAACCGACGACCCGCGGTCACGAGGTCGTCGAACTCACCGCCGTCGGGTCGCTGTTTCCCTTCGGCTTTCTGCGCAAGGTGCTGGCCTGCGAGATTCGCACGGAGGTGCTGGTGTGGCCGGCGCCGGTGGAATACCAACGCTTTGCCGTGCTCGTCGCCAGTCGCCGCCAAAGCGGTCACGCCGTCAATAAGATCGGCCAGTCGGGTGACTTGCTGGCCGTGCGCAGATACGTCTCCGGCGACTCACATCGCCAGATTCACTGGAAAGCGTCGGCGCGACTGCGGCAACTGATGGTCCGTCAATTTTCCACCGAGCAACAGGAGGGCTATTCGCTGCGGCTCGACACGGCGGGCGATGTCTGGACGCGTCCCGAGCAATTCGAGTTGGCCTGCAGCTTCGTCGCCACGTTGGCGGAGGATCTGTTCACGACCGGTCGACTGGGCACGGTGACCATCGATCATGAACTGCCGCAACCGATCCGCGGCGTGCGGGACCTCGAGGCGTTCTTCGATCGGCTCGCCGAACTCACCCCGCGCGAATCCACCGGACGCCCCTCGCAGGCCCCGTTCCCTTCCGTTTCCGTCGGTCCTGGCGCCGCCGCCCGCTTAACCCTCACCTTCGCTCCGGAAGGAGCCCGCGGCGTGGCCGCCTTCGTCGATGGACAAAAAGCGGCCGCAGCTTAA
- a CDS encoding transglutaminaseTgpA domain-containing protein: MDKKRPQLNSDDLGRLRWWLGAVLALLSVVTVFFMEIDAWLHMPVVAVAAIAALVKPTWPGQVPAWMHRAAFPLIVVMFVVDLALTREPLPALIRLDLTLIFYRLVTYRQRRDDLQLVLLGLFLVIVAGVITVSLSFVLQLLAFTSCALVMLLAVTLEHADGVSPPPVPPRVVPSWARISWRTHRQKLRAATDWRLATLGVVGFGAMVVLSGLLFLAIPRFDMQSSLFIDRLITRTTRTGFSDNIQFGDVTSITEDNSLAFSVDLTDPSVMPRVPYWRMVVLDEYTGAGFKMSDEFRRDLNGYRPLRSELNGRGIFWTRAPTWTIYMEPAVSRYLPLLGNFYSIRFTEPQTFTMSEELRIVALQRDPPKMFAFRTWSMDTGDTLKDATFTLKRRDGRLSGSDFTALPENAVTRSRLTTILGDIAPPAHTDATSFAQHVVKWLSEVHPYALSSAVPPGEGDTLVRWLDSEASGHCEFFAGSFVLLARAAGYPARLVTGFRGGTWNDFSGSFTVRNANAHAWCEIFDDASGSWIRVDPTPGNQGLATTGIDPTTGAALARDRDNSWKARLESLRVFWYRRIVNFDLDSQEAILSSTTKFFRESREMLVEWADEKANAVRTWVQRPWNLDRFLQLAGALIGVGLLVWVWRQYGRAWWLRLRRSTARVDQDPVRREAGRWLQRATKRTGFVWPPETELALLRLRFGNSDTWPEPVKVFRSAKTALRNA, from the coding sequence ATGGACAAAAAGCGGCCGCAGCTTAATTCCGACGACCTCGGACGACTCCGCTGGTGGCTGGGTGCCGTGCTCGCCCTGCTCTCGGTTGTCACGGTTTTCTTCATGGAAATCGATGCGTGGTTGCACATGCCGGTCGTCGCCGTCGCGGCCATCGCGGCGCTGGTCAAACCGACCTGGCCGGGTCAAGTGCCGGCCTGGATGCACCGGGCGGCGTTTCCGCTCATCGTGGTTATGTTTGTGGTCGATCTGGCTCTGACCCGCGAGCCGTTGCCGGCACTGATCCGGCTCGACCTCACCCTCATTTTTTACCGACTGGTGACCTACCGCCAACGGCGCGACGACCTGCAACTCGTGCTGCTGGGACTGTTCCTCGTGATTGTCGCGGGCGTGATCACCGTGTCGCTTTCGTTTGTGCTGCAACTACTGGCATTCACATCGTGTGCCCTGGTGATGTTGCTCGCCGTCACCCTCGAACACGCCGATGGCGTCTCGCCTCCGCCGGTGCCGCCGCGGGTGGTGCCCTCCTGGGCGCGCATCAGTTGGCGGACGCATCGCCAGAAACTGCGGGCGGCGACGGATTGGCGGCTGGCGACGCTGGGCGTGGTCGGCTTCGGTGCCATGGTGGTGCTGTCCGGTCTGCTGTTTTTGGCCATCCCTCGCTTCGACATGCAGAGCTCGCTCTTCATCGACCGGCTCATCACGCGCACCACGCGCACGGGGTTTTCCGACAACATACAATTCGGTGACGTCACCTCGATCACCGAAGACAACAGCCTCGCTTTTTCCGTCGACCTGACTGACCCGAGCGTGATGCCCCGCGTGCCCTATTGGCGCATGGTCGTGCTCGATGAATACACCGGCGCCGGATTCAAGATGTCCGACGAATTCCGGCGCGATCTCAACGGCTATCGTCCGCTGCGCAGCGAGCTCAACGGGCGCGGCATCTTCTGGACTCGGGCTCCCACGTGGACGATCTACATGGAGCCGGCGGTGAGTCGTTATCTGCCGCTTTTGGGCAACTTCTACAGCATTCGCTTCACCGAGCCACAGACCTTCACCATGAGCGAAGAATTGCGCATCGTGGCGTTGCAAAGGGACCCGCCCAAGATGTTCGCGTTTCGCACCTGGAGCATGGACACCGGCGACACGCTCAAGGATGCCACCTTCACCTTGAAACGACGCGACGGCCGTCTCTCCGGCAGCGACTTCACCGCCCTGCCCGAGAATGCGGTCACGCGGAGTCGGCTCACCACGATTCTCGGTGACATCGCGCCGCCCGCCCATACCGATGCGACGAGCTTTGCCCAACACGTCGTGAAATGGCTGAGCGAGGTGCACCCCTATGCGCTCTCCAGTGCAGTGCCCCCCGGCGAAGGCGACACGCTGGTGCGCTGGCTCGATTCCGAGGCGTCCGGACATTGCGAGTTTTTCGCCGGATCATTCGTATTGCTTGCGCGCGCCGCCGGCTACCCCGCCCGTTTGGTCACAGGATTCCGGGGGGGGACCTGGAACGACTTCAGTGGCAGCTTTACGGTGCGCAATGCCAACGCCCACGCGTGGTGTGAGATATTCGATGATGCATCCGGATCATGGATACGAGTCGACCCCACGCCGGGAAATCAAGGTCTCGCCACCACCGGAATCGATCCCACCACGGGGGCGGCGCTGGCTCGCGACCGCGACAACAGTTGGAAAGCGCGGCTGGAAAGCCTGCGCGTGTTTTGGTATCGGCGCATCGTCAACTTCGACCTTGATTCGCAGGAGGCCATTCTCTCCAGCACGACCAAGTTCTTCCGCGAAAGTCGGGAAATGCTGGTGGAATGGGCGGACGAAAAGGCCAACGCGGTGCGCACCTGGGTCCAGCGCCCCTGGAACCTCGACCGCTTCCTCCAGTTGGCGGGCGCCCTCATCGGCGTGGGTCTCTTGGTTTGGGTTTGGCGTCAATATGGACGGGCATGGTGGCTGCGACTGCGACGGTCGACCGCGCGCGTCGATCAAGACCCGGTGCGGCGCGAAGCGGGACGATGGCTGCAACGAGCAACCAAACGAACGGGCTTCGTCTGGCCCCCCGAGACCGAGCTCGCCCTGCTGCGACTCCGCTTCGGCAATTCCGACACCTGGCCCGAACCCGTGAAAGTCTTTCGCTCCGCCAAAACCGCCCTGCGCAACGCGTAA
- a CDS encoding REP-associated tyrosine transposase: MGASYFLTLCTEHRCPGLTTSILAEAVIREVEILADDDVWRLQALTIMPDHVHVLVALGAKLDLSPAISRFKAKTKGALQSGNLHWERGYFDHRIRPDDKLAPVLRYMALNPFRAGLTKSTEQVWPWFRLGEVESNWFRPGFPDDDESTHPAWLKK, encoded by the coding sequence GTGGGCGCGAGCTACTTTCTGACCTTATGCACGGAGCATCGGTGCCCGGGACTCACGACCTCGATTTTGGCGGAAGCGGTGATTCGTGAGGTCGAAATACTCGCGGATGATGATGTCTGGCGATTGCAGGCGCTGACGATCATGCCCGACCACGTGCATGTTTTGGTCGCGCTCGGCGCAAAACTCGATCTCTCCCCAGCGATTTCACGGTTCAAGGCCAAGACGAAGGGCGCGTTGCAATCCGGAAATTTGCACTGGGAACGTGGCTACTTCGATCATCGGATTCGACCCGACGACAAACTTGCCCCGGTCTTGCGGTATATGGCTCTCAATCCGTTTCGCGCGGGTTTGACGAAGTCGACGGAGCAGGTGTGGCCGTGGTTTCGATTGGGTGAAGTCGAATCCAATTGGTTTCGCCCTGGGTTTCCCGACGACGACGAATCGACCCATCCCGCTTGGCTCAAAAAGTAG
- a CDS encoding 4a-hydroxytetrahydrobiopterin dehydratase — protein sequence MSADPPLEPAAIQSALAALPGWSVDGDSLTKEYTFADFRAALVFMMQVGFEADAMDHHPEWTNVYDTVTVRLRTHHAGNKITAKDITLATAMEKIVTA from the coding sequence ATGTCTGCAGACCCGCCCCTCGAACCCGCCGCGATTCAATCCGCCCTGGCTGCCCTGCCCGGTTGGTCGGTCGATGGCGACAGTCTCACCAAGGAATACACCTTTGCTGATTTCCGCGCGGCATTGGTGTTCATGATGCAAGTCGGATTTGAAGCGGACGCCATGGACCATCACCCGGAATGGACCAACGTCTACGACACCGTCACCGTGCGCCTGCGGACCCACCACGCAGGCAACAAGATCACGGCAAAAGACATCACATTGGCCACCGCGATGGAAAAGATTGTGACTGCCTGA
- a CDS encoding isoprenyl transferase: MAEPESASVPHHVAIIMDGNGRWAKQRGLPRIEGHRRGVETVRRTIETARELGIEYLTLYAFSVENWRRPQDEVGALMGLLEYFLKRETSTLVKNQVRLRTIGRTDLLPDFVRQELERTIAATADFTEHTLVLALNYGSRTEVLDAAKSYAAAVAAGEIAADDDSWESFARHLYTKDLPDPDLVIRTSGETRVSNFLLMQAAYAEFVFLPIFWPDFSADHFKAAVAEFAKRERRFGRTGDQLRSPAATAAIPPLVAGR, encoded by the coding sequence ATGGCCGAACCCGAATCTGCATCCGTCCCGCATCACGTAGCCATCATCATGGATGGGAACGGCCGCTGGGCCAAACAACGCGGCCTCCCTCGCATCGAAGGCCATCGTCGTGGCGTCGAGACCGTTCGCCGCACGATCGAAACCGCGCGCGAACTGGGGATTGAATATCTCACACTCTACGCCTTCTCGGTCGAAAACTGGCGTCGGCCGCAGGACGAAGTGGGGGCGTTGATGGGCCTCTTGGAGTATTTTCTCAAACGCGAGACCTCCACCCTGGTTAAAAACCAAGTTCGGTTGCGCACCATCGGGCGCACCGACTTACTGCCCGATTTCGTGCGCCAGGAGCTCGAACGCACGATCGCCGCCACCGCCGATTTCACCGAGCACACCCTCGTGCTCGCGCTCAACTATGGCTCCCGCACGGAGGTGCTCGATGCCGCCAAGTCCTACGCCGCCGCGGTCGCAGCCGGCGAAATCGCGGCCGACGACGACAGCTGGGAGAGTTTCGCCCGCCACCTTTACACCAAGGATCTGCCCGACCCCGATCTGGTGATCCGCACGTCGGGCGAGACTCGAGTCAGCAATTTCCTCCTCATGCAGGCAGCCTACGCGGAATTCGTGTTTCTGCCGATTTTTTGGCCTGATTTTTCCGCCGATCATTTCAAGGCCGCAGTGGCGGAATTCGCCAAGCGGGAACGCCGGTTCGGCCGCACCGGCGATCAGTTGCGATCGCCTGCCGCCACGGCCGCCATCCCGCCGTTAGTTGCTGGACGCTGA